In one window of Neisseria subflava DNA:
- the gcvT gene encoding glycine cleavage system aminomethyltransferase GcvT has product MTALKTTPFHQAHQDAGAKLVDFAGWELPIHYGSQIAEHEAVRTDAGMFDVSHMLVTDVAGANAKAFFRKLIANDVAKLAFVGKALYSALLNDNGGVIDDLIVYRTNEAETQYRIVSNGATREKDTAQFHKVGQEFGVAFNPRYDLGMLAVQGPKAIEKLLTVKPEWADVIHNLKPFQGADLGNDWFVARTGYTGEDGVEVILPGTEAVAFFKALQQAGVQPCGLGARDTLRMEAGMNLYGNDMDDDTSPLEAGMGWTVDLKDENRDFVGKAALLALKEKGVAVKQVGLLLDKGGILRAHMEVLTDKGKGETTSGVFSPSLKQSIAIARVPKDFDGDTAKVLMRGKEVDVRVLKLPFVRNGQKQF; this is encoded by the coding sequence ATGACTGCTCTGAAAACCACCCCATTTCATCAAGCCCATCAAGATGCAGGCGCGAAGCTGGTCGATTTTGCCGGCTGGGAGCTGCCCATCCATTATGGTTCGCAAATCGCCGAACACGAAGCCGTGCGTACCGACGCAGGCATGTTCGACGTATCCCACATGCTCGTTACCGACGTCGCCGGAGCGAACGCAAAAGCCTTTTTCCGCAAACTGATTGCCAACGACGTTGCCAAACTCGCCTTCGTCGGCAAAGCCCTTTATTCCGCGCTGCTCAACGACAACGGTGGTGTGATTGACGACTTGATCGTTTACCGCACCAACGAAGCCGAAACCCAATACCGCATTGTATCCAACGGCGCGACCCGCGAGAAAGACACCGCCCAGTTCCACAAAGTCGGACAAGAATTCGGCGTCGCCTTCAACCCTCGTTACGACCTCGGTATGCTTGCCGTGCAAGGTCCTAAAGCCATCGAAAAACTCCTGACCGTCAAACCCGAATGGGCGGATGTCATCCACAACCTCAAACCGTTCCAAGGCGCGGATTTGGGCAACGACTGGTTCGTCGCCCGCACCGGCTACACCGGCGAAGACGGCGTCGAAGTCATCCTGCCCGGCACTGAAGCCGTCGCATTTTTCAAAGCCCTGCAACAAGCCGGCGTACAGCCCTGCGGCCTCGGCGCGCGCGACACCCTGCGCATGGAAGCCGGCATGAACCTCTACGGCAACGATATGGACGACGACACCAGCCCGCTCGAAGCAGGCATGGGTTGGACTGTTGATTTGAAAGACGAAAACCGCGATTTCGTCGGCAAAGCCGCCTTGCTGGCATTGAAAGAAAAAGGCGTTGCCGTCAAACAAGTCGGTTTGCTGCTCGACAAAGGCGGCATCCTGCGGGCGCATATGGAAGTGTTGACCGACAAAGGCAAAGGCGAAACCACCAGCGGCGTATTCTCGCCCAGCCTGAAACAATCCATCGCCATCGCCCGCGTGCCGAAAGATTTTGACGGCGATACCGCCAAAGTGCTGATGCGCGGCAAGGAAGTGGACGTGCGCGTATTGAAGCTGCCGTTTGTACGCAACGGACAGAAACAGTTTTAA